A single region of the Glycine max cultivar Williams 82 chromosome 20, Glycine_max_v4.0, whole genome shotgun sequence genome encodes:
- the LOC102661645 gene encoding B3 domain-containing transcription factor VRN1: MATPPLVQRKASLPIHFFKTILESNVEWMKIPNKFTRRYGGGLSNPVFLRPPDSKEWEVHWTKENGEVWFQKGWKEFVEYYSLEHGHFVLFKYNGTSLIDVLILDRSAIEIDDEMGTVDPNVEKLHADKGVRSDHHQTKVRVRPRSPLVSSEPRNKMPSGSHRNVERNFNLQKLDADAVVHSDEGAKFRKSVKHQPRGEKAIERTSSLNTPKLLRAKKVARNFVSNNVFFTVVIARPQLEEGAWKVVPKFLDMERKKQNVMLQIENRMWPVKLTNGGGDMQYDRFTSGWSLFAKESKLQAGDICIFELIDPDGPTLEQIPNKFTKRHGDRLSNPVFMKPPDGTEWEVQWTKQNGEVWFEKGWKEFVENYFLNHGHLVLFNYEGTSQIHVLILDHTTLEIHYPSSHTREENDNLVQSDDESVQVLEEGPDKNAEENDNLVNKSRFWMKGLTRILLMNQFKFWMNGITRMLHKSKYVPDLKSYIGNTKIVMLQVGENHGV; this comes from the exons ATGGCTACTCCTCCTCTTGTTCAGCGCAAAGCATCCCTGCCCATCCATTTCTTCAAGACTATTCTTGAATCTAATGTTGAATGGATG AAAATACCGAATAAGTTTACAAGGAGATATGGAGGTGGTTTGTCAAATCCAGTGTTTCTCAGACCTCCGGATTCCAAGGAATGGGAAGTGCATTGGACAAAAGAGAATGGTGAGGTTTGGTTTCAAAAGGGTTGGAAAGAGTTTGTTGAATATTATTCCCTGGAACACGGACATTTTGTCTTGTTTAAGTACAATGGAACATCCCTTATTGATGTACTCATACTTGATCGTAGTGCCATAGAAATTGATGATGAAATGGGCACTGTTGATCCAAATGTGGAAAAGTTGCATGCAGATAAGGGTGTTCGTTCTGATCATCATCAGACCAAGGTTAGAGTTAGACCAAGGTCACCATTGGTCTCTTCTGAACCTCGTAATAAAATGCCAAGTGGCAGTCATCGGAATGTGGAAAGAAACTTCAATCTGCAAAAGTTGGATGCAGATGCCGTTGTTCATAGTGATGAAGGGGCCAAGTTTCGAAAATCTGTGAAGCACCAGCCAAGAg GTGAGAAGGCTATTGAAAGAACTTCATCTTTGAATACACCCAAGCTACTCAGAGCTAAGAAAGTAGCAAGGAATTTTGTCTCGAACAATGTTTTTTTCACAGTCGTCATAGCCCGGCCTCAGTTGGAAGAAGGTGCATGG AAAGTTGTTCCCAAGTTCTTGGATATGGAGAGGAAAAAACAGAATGTGATGTTGCAGATTGAGAATCGGATGTGGCCTGTGAAGTTGACAAATGGTGGTGGTGATATGCAATATGACCGGTTCACTTCTGGTTGGTCTTTGTTTGCAAAAGAGAGTAAATTGCAAGCTGGTGACATTTGTATCTTTGAGTTGATTGACCCCGATGGTCCAACTCTTGAA CAAATCCCCAACAAGTTTACTAAAAGACATGGAGATCGCTTGTCAAATCCAGTGTTTATGAAGCCTCCAGATGGCACTGAATGGGAAGTACAATGGACCAAACAGAATGGTGAGGTTTGGTTTGAAAAGGGTtggaaggaatttgttgaaaattattTCCTGAATCACGGCCATTTGGTTTTATTCAACTATGAAGGGACTTCTCAGATTCATGTACTCATACTTGACCATACTACACTAGAAATTCACTACCCTTCTTCTCATACTCGTGAAGAAAATGACAACCTTGTCCAGAGTGATGATGAATCAGTTCAAGTTTTGGAGGAAGGGCCTGACAAGAAtgctgaagaaaatgacaaCCTTGTCAACAAGTCAAGGTTTTGGATGAAGGGCCTGACCAGAATATTGCTGATGAATCAGTTCAAGTTTTGGATGAATGGCATCACCAGAATGCTACACAAATCAAAG TATGTACCAGATTTGAAAAGCTATATTGGGAACACGAAGATTGTGATGCTGCAAGTTGGGGAGAATCATGGAGTGTGA
- the LOC100306450 gene encoding NADH dehydrogenase [ubiquinone] 1 beta subcomplex subunit 7 yields MEVEGSSKKMIATQEEMVEARVPLAYRDQCAHLLIPLNKCRQAEFYLPWKCQDQRHSYEKCQYELVMERMLQMQKIREHQQNPNAKQPLIALPKPANA; encoded by the coding sequence ATGGAAGTTGAAGGGTCATCGAAGAAGATGATAGCGACTCAGGAGGAGATGGTGGAGGCCAGGGTTCCTCTGGCCTACAGGGACCAGTGCGCCCACTTGCTCATCCCTCTCAACAAGTGCAGGCAGGCCGAGTTCTACCTCCCATGGAAGTGCCAGGACCAGCGTCACTCCTACGAAAAGTGCCAGTACGAGCTCGTTATGGAGAGAATGCTCCAGATGCAAAAGATCCGCGAGCACCAACAAAACCCCAACGCCAAACAACCCCTTATCGCGCTTCCCAAACCCGCCAATGCCTGA
- the LOC102661781 gene encoding B3 domain-containing transcription factor VRN1: MDAIVSLNTLSTRVTPSSLQTACMAAHRPGRDATLPILFFKIILKTNLERLKIPNKFTSKYGGGLPNPVFIKPLDGTQWKVNWTKQNGEVWFEKGWKEFVEHYSLDHGHLIFFKYEGTSQIDVLILDQSALEIDYLCDTCDENEILDHTHEAPNMIFGEWPDQKAEKIRGPKFSTSPQVFLLHSTGEEPIERTSSLNMPTQSRAKEVARNFISYNPFFTVFIKPVHVADGRLPLPDLKGIIENKEKYLKLQLGERSWNVKLLNNRLSAGWTSFASESELQPGDVCVFELINREDSVFKVHVFKRQC, encoded by the exons ATGGATGCAATTGTTAGCTTGAATACTCTAAGTACAAGAGTGACACCATCTTCACTTCAAACTGCATGCATGGCTGCTCATCGTCCAGGGAGGGATGCTACCCTGCCAATCCTTTTCTTCAAGATTATTCTTAAAACTAATCTTGAAAGGCTT AAAATACCTAACAAATTTACAAGCAAATATGGAGGAGGCTTGCCAAATCCAGTGTTTATCAAGCCTTTGGATGGCACTCAATGGAAAGTGAATTGGACAAAACAGAACGGTGAGGTTTGGTTCGAAAAAGGTTGGAAAGAATTTGTTGAACATTACTCCCTAGATCACGGACATTTGATTTTCTTCAAATATGAAGGAACTTCTCAGATTGATGTACTCATACTTGACCAAAGTGCACTAGAGATAGACTATCTTTGTGACACTTGTGATGAAAATGAAATCCTCGATCATACTCATGAGGCACCCAATATGATTTTTGGTGAATGGCCAGATCAGAAAGCTGAAAAAATTAGAGG TCCAAAATTTTCAACTTCTCCACAAGTCTTTCTTTTGCATTCCACAGGAGAAGAGCCTATTGAAAGAACTTCATCATTGAATATGCCAACGCAAAGTAGAGCAAAGGAAGTAGCAAGAAATTTCATCTCATACAATCCTTTCTTCACGGTTTTCATAAAGCCTGTTCATGTAGCAGATGGCCGGCTG CCTTTACCAGATTTGAAAGGTATTATTGAGAACAAGGAGAAGTATCTGAAGCTGCAGCTTGGGGAAAGATCATGGAATGTTAAGTTGCTCAATAATAGGCTCTCTGCTGGTTGGACCTCGTTTGCAAGTGAAAGTGAATTGCAACCAGGAGACGTTTGTGTATTTGAACTGATTAACAGGGAGGATTCGGTTTTTAAAGTTCACGTCTTCAAAAGACAATGTTAG